Proteins co-encoded in one Armatimonadota bacterium genomic window:
- a CDS encoding LLM class flavin-dependent oxidoreductase — protein MQVGVGLPSGIPGATGDLLLAWAQRADAGPFSSLGVIDRLPYDSFEPLVTLGAAAAVTRRVRLATMIVVAPLRNTALLAKSLASLDALSGGRLVVGLGVGARHEDYTVAGVDHRTRGRVLSEQLAALRTLWEGSPAVPRALRPQGPPLLVGGLSDEAFARAARYADGYVHGGGPPRAFARAADRARAAWIDAGRPGEPLLWGQGYFALGDDATIDAGIRYMKDYYTFTGPFAERIAAALLTTPQAIVQFIRGYADAGCHELVLFPAVADLRQLERLAEVVA, from the coding sequence ATGCAGGTAGGGGTCGGACTGCCCAGCGGCATCCCCGGCGCGACCGGTGACCTGCTGCTGGCCTGGGCGCAACGCGCCGACGCCGGGCCGTTCTCCAGCCTGGGGGTCATCGACCGGCTGCCCTACGACAGCTTCGAGCCCCTGGTGACGCTGGGCGCCGCGGCCGCCGTCACCCGGCGGGTGCGGCTGGCCACGATGATCGTGGTGGCGCCACTGCGTAACACCGCTTTGCTGGCCAAGAGCCTGGCCTCGCTGGACGCGCTCTCTGGCGGGCGGCTGGTGGTGGGCCTGGGCGTGGGCGCGCGCCACGAGGACTACACCGTGGCTGGCGTCGACCACCGCACCCGGGGCCGTGTGCTCTCCGAGCAGCTGGCAGCGCTGCGGACGCTGTGGGAAGGCAGTCCGGCCGTGCCGCGGGCGCTGCGACCCCAGGGCCCACCGTTGCTGGTCGGCGGGCTGAGCGACGAGGCGTTCGCCCGCGCGGCGCGCTACGCCGACGGCTACGTGCACGGTGGCGGCCCGCCGCGCGCCTTCGCCCGGGCCGCCGACCGCGCCCGCGCCGCCTGGATCGACGCCGGCCGTCCGGGCGAGCCGCTGCTGTGGGGCCAGGGGTACTTTGCGCTGGGCGACGACGCCACCATCGACGCGGGGATCCGCTATATGAAGGACTACTATACCTTCACCGGGCCCTTCGCCGAGCGGATCGCGGCGGCGCTGCTGACCACCCCGCAGGCGATCGTGCAGTTCATCCGGGGGTACGCCGACGCCGGGTGCCACGAGCTCGTGCTGTTCCCCGCCGTGGCCGACCTGCGTCAGCTCGAGCGCCTCGCCGAAGTGGTCGCATGA
- a CDS encoding carbohydrate ABC transporter permease, protein MPRALVTRTLTFYLPLWAFLAFLLFPFYWMLVTAIKPNRDLYNLAINQLWTARPTLAHFETLLARTSFLPWLWNTLVISVGSTALSLAASLLAAYAIQRLRFRGAGVLGVAIFLSYLVPPVILFIPLSRVINALGLWDHPGALILSYPTFLIPFATWLLMGYFRSIPVELEDCARIDGADRFQVMRHVTLPLALPGILSCLIFSFTLSWNEYLYALVFLSSSARKTIPVGLATELVTGDVFQWGPLMAGALLGSIPVALAYSFFVEHYVAGLTGALKE, encoded by the coding sequence ATGCCCCGCGCCCTCGTCACCCGCACCCTGACCTTCTACCTGCCGCTGTGGGCGTTCCTGGCCTTCCTGCTGTTCCCGTTCTACTGGATGCTGGTCACGGCCATCAAGCCCAACCGCGACCTCTACAACCTCGCCATCAACCAGCTGTGGACGGCGCGGCCCACGCTGGCCCACTTCGAGACGCTGCTGGCGCGCACGTCGTTCCTGCCCTGGCTGTGGAACACCCTGGTGATCTCCGTGGGCTCGACGGCCCTCTCGCTGGCGGCGAGCCTGCTGGCCGCCTACGCGATCCAGCGGCTGCGGTTCCGGGGCGCCGGGGTCCTGGGCGTGGCCATCTTCCTGTCGTACCTGGTGCCGCCGGTAATCCTGTTCATCCCGCTGTCGCGGGTGATCAACGCCCTGGGCCTGTGGGACCACCCGGGCGCCCTGATCTTGAGCTACCCGACGTTCCTGATCCCGTTCGCCACCTGGCTGCTCATGGGCTACTTCCGGTCGATCCCTGTGGAACTGGAGGACTGTGCCCGGATCGACGGGGCCGACCGCTTCCAGGTCATGCGGCACGTGACGCTGCCGCTGGCGTTGCCCGGGATCCTCTCGTGCCTGATCTTCTCGTTCACGCTGTCGTGGAACGAGTACCTGTACGCGCTGGTCTTCCTCTCGTCGTCGGCGCGCAAGACGATCCCGGTGGGGCTGGCCACCGAGCTGGTGACCGGCGACGTCTTCCAGTGGGGCCCGCTGATGGCCGGCGCGCTGCTGGGTTCGATCCCCGTGGCGCTGGCGTACTCCTTCTTCGTCGAGCACTACGTGGCGGGGTTGACCGGCGCGCTCAAGGAGTGA